Proteins encoded within one genomic window of Mauremys mutica isolate MM-2020 ecotype Southern chromosome 11, ASM2049712v1, whole genome shotgun sequence:
- the TLNRD1 gene encoding talin rod domain-containing protein 1, with protein MASGGSGKSTSEVSSSAVPSSSSLQRKKLVSICDHCKIKMQLVADLLLLSSETRPVNTESLSVFGESFEKCRDTIIARTKGLSILTHDVQSQLNMGRFGEVGDSLVDMGNLVVSLTECSAHAAYLAAVETPGAQPALPGLVDRYKVTRCRHEVEHGCGILKNTPLPDMSPQLLLEVSQNMSKNLKFLTDACVLASEKSKDRFAKEQFKLSVKCMSTSASALLACVKEVKTSPSELTRNRCVLFSGPLVQSVHALVGFATEPQFLGKAATINPEGKAVQTAILGGAMSVVSACVLLTQCLRDIAQHPESSTKMTDYRERLRNSACAVSEGCNLLSQALRERSSPRTLPPVNSNSVN; from the coding sequence ATGGCTAGCGGTGGCTCTGGCAAGTCCACTAGCGAGGTGTCCAGCAGCGCCGTCCCCAGCAGCAGCTCGCTGCAGAGGAAGAAACTCGTCTCCATCTGCGACCACTGCAAGATCAAGATGCAACTGGTGGCGGATCTGCTCCTGCTGTCCAGCGAGACCAGGCCGGTGAACACCGAGAGCCTCTCGGTCTTCGGGGAGTCCTTCGAGAAGTGCAGGGACACGATCATTGCCAGGACCAAGGGGCTCTCCATCCTGACCCACGATGTCCAGAGCCAGCTCAACATGGGGCGCTTCGGGGAAGTGGGGGACAGCCTGGTGGATATGGGGAACCTGGTGGTCTCCCTCACTGAGTGCTCTGCCCATGCTGCCTACCTGGCTGCTGTGGAGACCCCAGGGGCTCAGCCTGCTCTGCCCGGCTTGGTGGATCGCTACAAGGTGACCAGATGCAGGCACGAGGTGGAGCATGGCTGTGGGATCTTAAAAAACACCCCTTTGCCAGACATGAGCCCTCAGCTCCTGCTGGAGGTTTCCCAGAACATGTCCAAGAACTTGAAATTCCTGACAGATGCCTGTGTCTTGGCCAGTGAGAAATCCAAGGATAGGTTTGCCAAGGAGCAGTTCAAACTCAGCGTCAAGTGCATGAGCACCAGCGCCTCTGCCCTCCTGGCATGTGTCAAGGAGGTCAAGACTTCACCCAGTGAGCTGACCAGGAACCGGTGCGTCTTGTTCAGTGGACCCTTGGTGCAatctgtccatgctctggtgggCTTTGCCACTGAGCCCCAGTTTTTGGGTAAAGCTGCCACCATTAATCCAGAGGGCAAAGCTGTGCAAACTGCCATTCTAGGAGGGGCCATGAGCGTGGTATCTGCTTGCGTGCTCCTGACCCAATGCCTCAGGGATATAGCCCAACACCCAGAAAGTAGCACCAAAATGACAGATTACAGGGAAAGGTTGAGGAACTCGGCTTGCGCCGTCTCAGAAGGTTGCAACCTGCTATCTCAGGCACTAAGAGAAAGATCTTCACCCAGGACTTTACCGCCAGTGAACTCCAATTCTGTGAATTAA